A genomic window from Chitinophaga pollutisoli includes:
- a CDS encoding 2-dehydropantoate 2-reductase, producing METSFIIGAGAIGQVLAAVLTLHGRNVVLLRGSTTRQESAVQPVRFTTPESEYQAGVRFDLLERYPVLDGPVILTSKSFGNAGLARQLQNKTGHSPVLLLQNGLDVEQPFIDLAFPAVYRCVLFATSQFADDGSLRFKPVSASPIGVVQGDADALPRLVEHINTPLFPFCAETDIQPVIWKKAIANCVFNSICPLLETDNGIFHRDAEVMGLARQVIGECLEVAKRKGVVLQQDAVEESVLMISRMSDGQLISTYQDILSKRPTEIDTLNLAVARMAQEMGLADAVPQTRLLGALTKMKSNINR from the coding sequence ATGGAAACTTCGTTTATCATCGGTGCGGGCGCCATCGGGCAGGTGCTGGCCGCCGTGCTTACGTTGCATGGCCGGAATGTGGTGCTGCTGCGCGGCAGCACCACCCGCCAGGAGTCCGCCGTGCAACCCGTACGCTTCACTACGCCGGAGTCGGAATACCAGGCCGGTGTGCGCTTCGATTTGCTGGAACGCTATCCTGTGCTGGATGGTCCTGTCATCCTAACCAGCAAATCCTTCGGCAATGCCGGCCTTGCCCGGCAACTCCAAAACAAAACCGGCCATTCGCCAGTCCTGCTCCTGCAAAACGGGCTGGATGTTGAACAGCCGTTCATCGACCTGGCGTTTCCTGCCGTTTACCGTTGCGTATTGTTTGCGACGAGCCAGTTTGCGGACGACGGCAGTCTACGGTTTAAACCTGTGTCTGCTTCACCCATTGGGGTGGTGCAAGGAGATGCGGACGCATTGCCCCGTCTGGTGGAACATATCAATACCCCGCTGTTTCCTTTCTGTGCCGAAACAGACATCCAACCCGTTATCTGGAAGAAAGCGATTGCCAACTGCGTATTCAATTCCATCTGTCCCCTGCTGGAAACCGATAACGGAATTTTCCACCGGGATGCGGAAGTAATGGGCCTGGCCCGCCAGGTGATCGGGGAGTGCCTGGAAGTTGCAAAGCGGAAAGGCGTGGTGTTGCAACAGGATGCTGTGGAGGAAAGCGTGCTGATGATCAGCCGCATGTCTGACGGGCAGTTAATTTCCACTTACCAGGACATACTATCCAAACGCCCGACGGAAATCGATACCCTCAACCTGGCTGTTGCGCGCATGGCGCAGGAAATGGGATTGGCCGATGCCGTACCGCAGACGCGCCTGCTGGGTGCGCTTACGAAAATGAAATCCAACATCAACCGATAA
- a CDS encoding epoxide hydrolase family protein: protein MLTVKPFKIDVQSSVLDDLQTRLRQTRWPDAPDNIGWKYGTDPVFLKSLVDYWQNGYDWRKQEAALNQFPQFTVEIDGNTIHFLHITSKNPNAKPLLLLHGWPDGFYRYHKVIPLLTHDYHLVIPSIPGFGFSSKVAMTDDGSAKVFDKLMKDALGYKTFFAAGGDIGQGIAKSLANLFPEHVAAIHLSDVGYPDGSEDWSQMSPAEQEFGQFIQGWWYREGAYAMLHSTKPQTQAYGLNDSPAGLAAWIIEKFNTWRTPQGTLEDNFTKDELITNVMIYWVTQTINSSMRTYAVDTPEKLASSQKVTVPTGVAIFPGDAPTPKEWAERKVNLQRFTKMEKGGHFAALEAPEIWAKEVDAFFKSIPAK, encoded by the coding sequence ATGTTAACTGTAAAGCCCTTCAAAATTGATGTCCAGTCATCCGTACTGGACGACCTCCAGACCCGCCTCCGCCAGACCCGCTGGCCCGACGCGCCAGACAATATCGGCTGGAAATACGGCACAGACCCCGTGTTCCTCAAAAGCCTCGTCGACTACTGGCAAAACGGGTACGACTGGCGCAAGCAGGAAGCCGCCCTCAATCAGTTCCCCCAGTTCACGGTGGAGATCGACGGCAATACGATCCATTTCCTGCACATCACCAGTAAAAACCCCAACGCCAAACCCCTGCTGCTGCTCCACGGCTGGCCCGATGGCTTCTACCGCTACCACAAAGTGATCCCGTTGCTCACCCATGATTATCACCTGGTCATTCCTTCCATCCCCGGATTCGGATTTTCCAGCAAAGTAGCCATGACCGACGACGGCTCCGCCAAAGTATTCGACAAACTGATGAAAGACGCACTCGGCTACAAAACTTTCTTTGCCGCCGGCGGCGACATCGGGCAGGGTATCGCCAAATCCCTGGCCAACCTCTTCCCTGAACATGTTGCGGCCATCCATCTTTCCGACGTCGGCTATCCGGACGGGTCCGAAGACTGGAGCCAGATGTCGCCCGCCGAGCAGGAATTCGGGCAGTTCATCCAGGGCTGGTGGTACCGCGAAGGCGCTTACGCCATGCTGCACTCCACCAAGCCGCAAACGCAAGCTTACGGCCTCAACGATTCGCCTGCCGGCCTCGCCGCCTGGATCATCGAGAAATTCAACACCTGGCGTACGCCGCAGGGCACACTGGAAGACAATTTCACGAAAGACGAACTGATCACCAACGTCATGATTTACTGGGTTACCCAAACGATCAATTCTTCCATGCGCACCTACGCCGTAGACACGCCGGAAAAACTGGCTTCCAGCCAGAAGGTGACCGTTCCCACGGGAGTGGCCATCTTCCCCGGCGATGCGCCCACGCCGAAGGAATGGGCGGAAAGGAAAGTCAACCTGCAACGCTTCACCAAAATGGAGAAAGGCGGGCACTTCGCGGCGCTGGAAGCGCCAGAGATCTGGGCGAAGGAAGTGGATGCGTTTTTTAAGAGTATTCCGGCGAAATAA
- a CDS encoding TonB-dependent siderophore receptor, producing MRIKLKNITFLAAACIAFVCALPAMAGVEPLSAIKVKVVTNDGSPAGFVTLQLKEKNRGGMTNEKGEYVFRKLNAGRYTVQVYLIGYNKVEQEVDLKDDEIQSISIQLEATHAELQEVVVNGERNKYKVDQVSGSLRLQTPILEVPQNIQVVSSTVLADQQVFDIVDGITRNVSGATRTGHWDNQYANIRMRGSKIPAFRNGMNIEQSWGPTAEDVSMIERIEFVKGPAGFMLAAGEPGGFYNVVTKKPTGQTRNAVNLSMGSFNTYRAAFDFDGKLSKDGKWLYRLNLAGQQKDFYTKYNYNKRVVVAPSVKYLLDEKTSFTLEYTYQASKYLGNGNYTFSKRKLLDEGIANDFFYQDPALEPSTLKDHSVYVYFDHEFSDKWKAHAQVAYFNFAMEGSSMWPSKIEENGNMFRYVSQGDEAGENRFGQFSLTGEEYTGAVRHRILAGVDMGVKKFWGDFRTLRNDVRLDSIAPIFNVYNPRYGIPVDSMPMLDRSRSVRQRAATSGYLFSTSYASVYIQDELGFFDNNLRLSLAGRFTQAMTTGRDKAADKVDKVFSPRVGLSYSIDKNTSVYALYDQSFVPLAGVDSSGNAFDPVKGNDIEFGVKRDWFKGRLSTSATVYQIKRVNNTTNTGLTDSRGQAVLIQLGETTTKGVEIDINGEITPGLNVTLNYALTDSKISRESPTITDEAKKTVGNITPNTAKHVTNAWVNYHMVKGPLKGFGVSGGFQWQAERAVGTNTRVSNIPNYFRVDGGLNYQSGKYTIGLLVNNLLDDRKLLTQATLPASVSGYYTYIVEARRNFRMTFGYRF from the coding sequence ATGCGAATCAAACTCAAGAATATAACCTTTCTGGCAGCCGCCTGCATCGCTTTCGTATGCGCTTTGCCTGCCATGGCCGGGGTAGAACCCCTTTCCGCCATCAAGGTGAAGGTGGTGACCAACGACGGCTCCCCCGCCGGCTTTGTAACCCTGCAGCTGAAGGAAAAGAACCGCGGCGGCATGACCAACGAAAAAGGCGAATATGTTTTCAGGAAACTCAACGCCGGCCGGTACACCGTGCAGGTGTACCTCATCGGTTACAATAAAGTAGAGCAGGAAGTGGACCTCAAAGACGATGAGATCCAAAGCATCAGCATCCAGCTGGAAGCCACCCACGCAGAACTGCAGGAAGTAGTGGTGAATGGCGAAAGGAACAAATACAAAGTGGACCAGGTTTCCGGATCCCTCCGCCTGCAAACCCCCATCCTCGAAGTACCCCAGAACATCCAGGTGGTATCATCCACCGTGCTGGCTGACCAGCAGGTATTCGATATCGTGGATGGCATCACCCGCAACGTGAGCGGCGCCACCCGCACCGGCCACTGGGATAACCAATACGCCAACATCCGTATGCGCGGCTCCAAAATCCCCGCATTCCGCAATGGCATGAACATCGAACAAAGCTGGGGCCCCACCGCGGAAGATGTTTCCATGATCGAACGCATCGAATTTGTGAAAGGCCCCGCCGGCTTCATGCTGGCTGCCGGTGAACCCGGCGGCTTCTATAACGTGGTCACCAAAAAGCCCACCGGCCAAACCCGCAACGCCGTGAACCTCAGCATGGGCAGCTTCAACACCTACCGCGCCGCCTTCGACTTCGACGGCAAACTGAGCAAAGACGGCAAATGGCTCTACAGGCTCAACCTCGCCGGCCAGCAAAAAGACTTTTACACCAAATACAACTACAACAAACGCGTAGTGGTCGCTCCGTCCGTAAAATACCTGCTCGACGAGAAAACATCCTTTACCCTGGAGTATACCTACCAGGCATCCAAATATCTCGGCAACGGGAACTACACCTTTTCCAAACGCAAACTGCTGGATGAGGGCATTGCGAACGATTTCTTCTACCAGGACCCCGCCCTGGAACCCAGCACCCTGAAAGATCACAGTGTGTACGTGTACTTCGACCACGAATTCAGCGACAAATGGAAAGCCCACGCGCAGGTAGCCTACTTCAATTTCGCCATGGAAGGCAGCAGTATGTGGCCTTCCAAAATCGAAGAGAATGGCAATATGTTCCGCTACGTAAGCCAGGGCGACGAAGCCGGAGAAAACCGCTTCGGCCAGTTCTCGCTCACCGGTGAAGAATACACCGGCGCCGTACGCCATCGCATTCTTGCCGGCGTAGATATGGGCGTCAAGAAATTCTGGGGCGACTTCCGTACGCTGAGAAACGATGTACGTCTGGATTCGATTGCCCCCATCTTCAATGTCTACAATCCCAGATACGGTATTCCTGTCGACTCCATGCCGATGCTCGACCGCAGCCGGAGCGTACGCCAACGTGCCGCTACCTCCGGGTACCTCTTTTCCACAAGCTATGCTTCCGTATATATACAGGATGAACTGGGCTTCTTTGACAACAATCTCCGCCTTTCCCTGGCTGGCCGCTTCACACAGGCGATGACCACCGGCCGCGACAAAGCTGCCGATAAAGTGGATAAGGTATTTTCTCCCCGGGTTGGTCTGAGCTATTCCATCGATAAAAACACCAGCGTGTACGCGTTGTACGACCAGTCGTTCGTACCCTTGGCCGGTGTGGATTCTTCCGGCAACGCTTTCGATCCCGTGAAAGGCAACGACATCGAGTTCGGTGTGAAAAGAGACTGGTTTAAAGGCCGCCTCAGCACCTCCGCTACTGTATACCAGATCAAAAGGGTAAACAATACAACGAACACCGGATTAACCGACAGCCGCGGCCAGGCCGTACTGATACAGCTCGGCGAAACCACCACCAAAGGCGTGGAGATCGATATCAACGGCGAGATCACTCCCGGCCTGAATGTGACGCTGAACTATGCGCTCACCGATTCCAAGATCTCCCGTGAATCTCCTACTATCACGGATGAAGCGAAAAAGACAGTAGGCAATATCACGCCCAATACCGCCAAACACGTGACCAACGCCTGGGTAAACTACCATATGGTGAAAGGCCCGCTGAAAGGTTTCGGCGTTTCCGGCGGCTTCCAATGGCAGGCTGAGCGTGCGGTAGGCACTAATACCCGTGTGTCCAACATCCCCAACTACTTCCGGGTAGACGGCGGCCTGAATTACCAGTCAGGCAAATACACCATCGGTCTCCTGGTGAACAACCTGCTGGATGACCGCAAACTGCTGACCCAGGCCACCTTGCCGGCGAGCGTTTCCGGCTACTACACCTACATCGTGGAAGCCCGCAGGAACTTCCGCATGACTTTTGGATACCGTTTCTAA
- a CDS encoding TlpA family protein disulfide reductase yields the protein MPIFNAILRAFISLLIFLPAIAFAQTPAPVLEAGTIHISGEVSIPEKIRKDSVWLHLTIPQPFTGEYKIYKTLLDRHGRFTLKVNTTTNLVRGAARTDINLENMITILLKTGHDNKIAFGYDEEGTINKASVSGFPAFTEDDLLFSQRKLDDIIDYRSDKPRIALYDKPFSAFIEHAGNVIEDRRFLLDKPPFVSGNMKEILFREYSLNLFEGHVFSYQEEMMRNYSNLHNGAFPDSALIRMPVRQDYTFLKTLDLNNPLYLLNYAYPSFAKEMLQNPALDLPPIHDTPVREWLAQVKGILAPLLGFDEGQFYDVLAGNAYGLQFEHEVTPLTDKQVEHIKKHYKGSDMQKILLRRNQEIIAQSRLKEAAVIRPTPTVPPAELMSAIISRYKGKTVVVDFWATWCVPCLEAIGESRSLKKELSGKDVVFIYISNPSSPKKQWEQYIRGIGGEQYYLTRGEWEHIMETHKFSAIPTYFVYDKQGELKLQMTGYPGNKDMQKLIMDIRAGKVPGNVRMEE from the coding sequence ATGCCAATTTTCAATGCTATCCTGCGAGCTTTTATTTCCCTACTCATTTTTCTGCCTGCCATCGCATTCGCCCAAACGCCCGCGCCTGTATTGGAAGCAGGCACAATCCATATTTCAGGCGAAGTATCGATCCCGGAAAAAATCAGGAAAGACAGCGTCTGGCTGCATCTCACGATCCCTCAGCCATTCACGGGGGAATACAAAATCTACAAAACGCTCCTCGATCGCCACGGCAGGTTTACCCTGAAGGTCAATACCACCACTAACCTGGTGAGAGGCGCCGCCCGGACGGATATCAACCTGGAAAACATGATTACCATCCTGCTGAAAACCGGGCATGACAACAAAATCGCATTCGGATATGATGAAGAAGGCACCATCAACAAGGCCAGCGTCAGCGGGTTCCCCGCATTCACGGAAGATGACCTGCTCTTCAGCCAGCGAAAACTGGATGATATAATTGATTACCGTTCGGATAAACCGAGAATAGCCTTGTACGACAAGCCATTCAGCGCATTTATCGAACATGCCGGCAACGTAATTGAAGACAGACGTTTCCTCCTCGACAAACCGCCTTTTGTTTCCGGTAACATGAAAGAAATCCTGTTCCGCGAATATTCGCTGAACTTGTTTGAAGGACATGTATTCTCGTATCAGGAAGAAATGATGAGGAATTACAGCAATCTCCATAACGGCGCATTCCCCGACAGCGCGCTGATCCGGATGCCCGTCCGCCAGGATTACACGTTCCTCAAAACACTCGACCTGAACAATCCCCTTTACCTGCTGAATTACGCCTATCCATCCTTTGCGAAAGAAATGCTGCAAAACCCCGCGCTCGACCTCCCGCCTATCCACGACACACCAGTTCGTGAATGGCTTGCACAGGTGAAAGGCATCCTGGCACCGTTGCTGGGATTCGATGAAGGGCAGTTCTATGACGTGCTCGCGGGCAATGCATATGGCTTGCAATTCGAGCATGAAGTAACTCCGCTCACGGACAAACAAGTGGAGCACATCAAAAAACATTACAAAGGGAGTGATATGCAAAAGATCCTCCTGCGCCGGAACCAGGAAATCATTGCCCAGTCCCGGCTGAAAGAAGCTGCGGTGATACGCCCTACTCCAACCGTACCTCCCGCCGAACTGATGTCCGCCATCATTTCCCGGTACAAAGGGAAAACGGTGGTCGTTGATTTCTGGGCCACCTGGTGCGTCCCTTGCCTGGAAGCCATTGGCGAATCCCGGTCATTGAAAAAGGAATTGTCGGGGAAAGATGTGGTATTCATCTACATCAGCAACCCATCTTCTCCCAAAAAACAATGGGAGCAATATATCCGGGGCATCGGCGGGGAACAATATTATCTCACAAGAGGAGAATGGGAGCATATCATGGAAACGCACAAGTTCAGCGCCATTCCCACTTACTTTGTATACGACAAACAGGGTGAACTGAAGCTGCAGATGACCGGATACCCCGGTAATAAGGACATGCAAAAATTGATTATGGATATCCGGGCGGGGAAGGTACCGGGGAATGTGCGGATGGAGGAATAG
- the rseP gene encoding RIP metalloprotease RseP — translation METTAILVKAGQLLLSLSILVVLHELGHFIPAKLFKTKVEKFYLFFDPWFSLFKFKKGDTEYGIGWLPLGGYVKISGMIDESMDKEQMNRPPEPWEFRSKPAWQRLIIMIGGVTVNLILGFLIYTLILWHWGEKLLPVANVKYGIYTDSVGYKIGLKDGDILMSVDNKPQEDFRDITKGVILDEAKTIQVIRDGKQVDVHIQEGFVGGTIKKKGPIAAVRLPAVIDTVLAEIKKVETPAYKAGLRAGDTVLAINGQPVQWFHEISKLVVKDTGKTISVTVKRGADTLTKSATIPSAGYLGVNISPDRHLEYVTKHYTFGQAIPAGFTTAIETLVDYVKQLRLIFVSKEVKASESLGGFMSIGNLFPSEWDWQSFWTLTALLSIILAFMNILPIPALDGGHVLFLIYEIITGRKPSEKFMEYAQIVGMVLLFGLLLYANGLDIWRWLTGK, via the coding sequence ATGGAAACAACCGCAATATTAGTCAAGGCAGGCCAGTTGCTCCTTTCTTTATCGATCCTCGTGGTCCTGCATGAACTCGGGCACTTTATCCCAGCCAAACTGTTTAAGACGAAAGTGGAGAAATTCTATCTCTTTTTCGATCCCTGGTTTTCCCTTTTCAAATTCAAAAAAGGCGATACGGAATACGGCATCGGATGGCTGCCCCTGGGCGGTTATGTGAAGATTTCCGGGATGATCGACGAGAGCATGGACAAGGAACAGATGAACCGTCCTCCGGAACCCTGGGAATTCCGTTCCAAGCCGGCCTGGCAGCGCCTGATCATCATGATCGGCGGGGTAACGGTGAACCTGATCCTGGGCTTCCTCATCTATACGCTGATCCTCTGGCATTGGGGCGAGAAGCTGCTGCCCGTGGCCAACGTGAAATATGGTATTTATACCGATTCGGTAGGTTATAAGATCGGCCTGAAGGACGGAGATATATTAATGTCGGTCGACAATAAGCCGCAGGAAGATTTCCGGGACATCACCAAAGGCGTGATCCTGGACGAGGCTAAAACCATCCAGGTGATCCGGGATGGGAAGCAGGTGGATGTGCATATCCAGGAAGGTTTTGTGGGCGGCACCATCAAGAAGAAAGGGCCGATCGCGGCGGTGCGCCTCCCGGCGGTAATCGACACGGTTTTGGCGGAAATCAAAAAGGTGGAAACACCGGCTTACAAGGCGGGCCTCCGGGCGGGGGATACCGTGCTGGCGATCAACGGCCAGCCAGTGCAGTGGTTCCATGAGATTTCCAAACTGGTGGTGAAGGATACGGGTAAAACGATTTCCGTAACGGTGAAACGCGGTGCGGATACGCTGACCAAAAGCGCAACGATCCCTTCGGCGGGTTACCTGGGCGTGAACATTTCCCCCGATCGCCACCTGGAATATGTGACGAAACATTACACCTTCGGCCAGGCGATCCCTGCCGGTTTTACAACGGCCATCGAAACGCTGGTGGACTATGTGAAACAGCTGCGCCTGATTTTCGTTTCCAAGGAAGTGAAGGCCAGCGAGTCGCTCGGAGGGTTTATGAGCATAGGGAACCTGTTCCCGTCCGAATGGGACTGGCAGAGCTTCTGGACGCTGACGGCGCTTTTGAGCATTATCCTGGCGTTCATGAATATTCTCCCGATACCCGCGCTGGACGGGGGACACGTATTGTTCCTCATTTACGAGATCATCACCGGCCGCAAGCCCAGCGAGAAGTTCATGGAATATGCGCAAATCGTGGGGATGGTATTGCTGTTCGGTTTGCTGTTGTACGCAAACGGACTGGATATCTGGCGCTGGCTGACAGGTAAATAA
- a CDS encoding GH3 auxin-responsive promoter family protein, which produces MKFKSLLAKPFASIIANKVKKEMMRAAEDQEAILQDLLKTGKKTEFGKAHHFDTINSYDSYKQAVPIRDYEQFRPWIDKIKEGRHNILWKGLPMYFAKTSGTTSGVKYIPISKESIDHHFNTSRNAVFCNVVETGDATAFDGKLIFLSGSPELERIAGIPTGRLSGIANHQIPRYLRTNQLPTYETNCIDDWETKLGKIVDETINQDMRLISGIPPWMQMYFDELTARSGKPVGELFPNFNLLVHGGVNFEPYRAKLMDSIGRKVTTIETFPASEGFFAFQDTQQQEGLLLNTNAGIFFEFVPAAEIFSPNPTRISLKDVETDVNYAMVVSTNAGLWAYNIGDTVKFVSRNPYRILVTGRTKHFISAFGEHVIGEEVEQSLMGVAGRHNIRITEFTVAPKVQVNGELPYHEWFVEFEEAPGNLEGFAQEVDQVMQQKNIYYNDLLTGNILQTLKIRPVRKNGFIDYMKSIGKLGGQNKVPRLSNDRTIADELGKYLEGR; this is translated from the coding sequence ATGAAGTTTAAATCACTGCTGGCCAAACCATTTGCTTCCATTATCGCCAACAAGGTGAAGAAGGAAATGATGAGGGCGGCGGAAGACCAGGAGGCCATCCTCCAGGATTTGCTGAAGACGGGCAAGAAGACAGAATTCGGGAAAGCGCACCATTTCGATACCATCAACTCCTACGATTCCTATAAACAAGCCGTTCCCATCCGGGATTACGAGCAGTTCAGACCCTGGATCGACAAAATCAAGGAAGGCCGCCATAATATATTATGGAAAGGGCTCCCCATGTATTTCGCCAAAACGTCCGGCACCACCTCCGGCGTCAAATACATCCCCATCTCCAAAGAATCCATCGACCATCACTTCAATACCTCCCGCAACGCCGTTTTTTGCAACGTCGTGGAAACGGGAGACGCCACCGCGTTCGACGGCAAGCTGATCTTCCTCTCCGGATCCCCGGAACTGGAAAGGATCGCCGGCATCCCCACCGGGCGCCTCAGCGGCATCGCCAACCACCAGATCCCCCGGTACCTCCGTACCAACCAGCTCCCCACCTACGAAACCAACTGCATCGATGACTGGGAAACCAAGCTGGGAAAGATCGTGGATGAAACCATCAACCAGGACATGCGCCTCATCTCCGGCATTCCGCCGTGGATGCAGATGTACTTCGACGAGCTCACCGCCCGCAGCGGCAAACCCGTCGGCGAGCTGTTCCCCAACTTCAACCTCCTCGTGCATGGCGGCGTCAACTTCGAGCCCTACCGCGCCAAACTGATGGACTCCATCGGCCGGAAAGTGACCACCATCGAAACTTTCCCCGCCTCCGAAGGCTTCTTCGCCTTCCAGGACACCCAGCAGCAGGAGGGCCTGCTCCTCAACACCAATGCCGGCATCTTCTTCGAATTCGTACCCGCCGCCGAGATATTCTCCCCCAATCCCACCCGTATTTCCCTCAAAGACGTGGAAACGGACGTCAACTACGCCATGGTCGTAAGCACCAACGCGGGATTGTGGGCGTATAATATCGGGGATACCGTCAAGTTTGTATCCCGCAATCCATACCGCATCCTCGTCACCGGCCGTACCAAACACTTCATCTCCGCATTCGGCGAACACGTCATCGGCGAAGAAGTGGAACAAAGCCTCATGGGCGTGGCCGGCCGCCACAACATCCGCATCACCGAATTCACCGTGGCGCCTAAGGTGCAGGTGAACGGCGAACTGCCCTACCACGAATGGTTCGTGGAGTTCGAAGAAGCCCCCGGCAACCTGGAAGGCTTCGCGCAGGAGGTGGACCAGGTAATGCAGCAAAAGAATATTTATTACAACGACCTGTTGACCGGCAACATCCTCCAGACCCTGAAAATCAGGCCGGTACGCAAAAACGGGTTCATCGACTATATGAAATCCATCGGTAAACTCGGCGGGCAAAATAAAGTGCCCCGCCTCAGCAACGACCGTACCATCGCGGACGAGCTGGGCAAGTACCTGGAAGGCCGCTGA
- the rplU gene encoding 50S ribosomal protein L21, with the protein MQEIIFGNTMFAVVKIAGQQFKVQKDQEIFVHQLTGNVGDKVEFAEVLLTDNDGKLTVGTDVKSVIKAEILGHVQGDKVIAFKMKRRKGFRKKVGHRTHFTKIKINEIA; encoded by the coding sequence TTGCAGGAAATTATTTTTGGAAATACTATGTTCGCAGTTGTAAAAATCGCAGGCCAGCAGTTCAAGGTGCAGAAAGATCAGGAGATCTTCGTACACCAACTGACTGGGAACGTCGGAGATAAAGTAGAATTTGCAGAAGTTCTGCTGACTGACAACGACGGTAAGCTTACCGTTGGTACTGATGTAAAATCAGTGATCAAGGCTGAAATTCTGGGCCATGTGCAGGGTGACAAAGTGATCGCTTTCAAGATGAAGCGCAGAAAAGGCTTCCGGAAGAAAGTGGGTCACCGCACTCACTTCACCAAGATCAAGATCAACGAAATTGCTTAA
- the rpmA gene encoding 50S ribosomal protein L27 → MAHKKGEGSVKNGRDSQSKRLGVKIFGGQAAVAGNIIIRQRGTVYHAGSNVGIGKDFTIYALTDGVVEFRKGRENRTFVSVKSFDTTAQAEA, encoded by the coding sequence ATGGCACACAAAAAAGGTGAAGGTAGTGTAAAGAACGGCCGCGATTCCCAAAGCAAAAGGCTCGGGGTTAAAATCTTCGGCGGTCAGGCAGCTGTAGCCGGTAACATCATCATCCGTCAGAGAGGCACCGTGTACCATGCTGGTTCCAATGTTGGAATCGGTAAGGACTTCACGATCTATGCGCTGACCGACGGTGTGGTGGAATTCAGGAAAGGCCGCGAGAACCGGACTTTCGTTTCCGTAAAATCATTTGACACCACTGCGCAGGCGGAAGCCTAA
- a CDS encoding histone H1-like repetitive region-containing protein has product MATIKKAAAKKAAPKKAAAKKAAPKKAAAKKAAPKKAAAKKAAPKKAAAKKAAPKKAAAKKAAPKKAAAKKAAPKKAAAKKAAPKKAAAKKAAPKKAAAKKAAPKKAAAKKAAPKKKAAPKKAAPSAPAAPAM; this is encoded by the coding sequence ATGGCAACAATTAAGAAAGCTGCTGCAAAAAAAGCTGCTCCGAAAAAAGCTGCTGCTAAGAAAGCCGCTCCTAAAAAAGCTGCTGCTAAGAAAGCTGCTCCCAAAAAAGCTGCTGCAAAGAAAGCTGCTCCTAAAAAAGCCGCTGCTAAGAAAGCCGCTCCGAAAAAAGCTGCTGCTAAGAAAGCTGCTCCTAAAAAAGCCGCTGCTAAGAAAGCCGCTCCGAAGAAAGCTGCTGCTAAGAAAGCTGCTCCTAAAAAAGCCGCTGCCAAGAAAGCTGCTCCTAAGAAAGCCGCTGCCAAGAAAGCTGCTCCTAAAAAAGCCGCCGCCAAGAAAGCTGCTCCGAAAAAGAAAGCCGCTCCTAAAAAAGCTGCTCCCTCTGCTCCTGCAGCTCCGGCCATGTAA